A stretch of Henckelia pumila isolate YLH828 chromosome 4, ASM3356847v2, whole genome shotgun sequence DNA encodes these proteins:
- the LOC140867049 gene encoding EPIDERMAL PATTERNING FACTOR-like protein 2: MGCGKKMICGRWRIHRFNVSLIVCMFLISSQSRLYNAEGRKLAQAADNSETLNEEKAILRAQIGSRPPRCERRCVSCGHCEAIQVPTNPQTRNGINNVSATAVLAKAAYVRGDDTSNYKPMSWKCKCGSLIFNP, from the exons ATGGGATGCGGGAAGAAGATGATTTGTGGGCGTTGGAGGATTCACCGTTTCAATGTTTCTTTGATCGTTTGCATGTTTTTAATTTCATCCCAGTCAAGATTATACAATGCCGAAG GTAGAAAACTGGCACAGGCAGCTGATAATTCCGAG ACGTTGAATGAAGAAAAAGCCATCCTGCGAGCACAAATCGGCTCCAGGCCGCCGCGCTGCGAGCGGCGGTGCGTCTCGTGTGGCCACTGCGAAGCCATTCAAGTTCCCACAAATCCTCAAACAAGAAACGGAATCAACAACGTCTCCGCCACCGCAGTACTGGCCAAAGCAGCCTATGTTAGAGGTGACGACACTTCAAACTACAAGCCAATGAGCTGGAAATGCAAATGCGGGAGCCTCATTTTCAACCCATAA